From a single Streptomyces liliifuscus genomic region:
- a CDS encoding TIGR03936 family radical SAM-associated protein: protein MQRIRLRYTKRGRLRFTSHRDFQRAFERALRRAEVPMAYSAGFTPHPKVSYANAAPTGTGSEAEYLEIALTDARDPEKLRLLLDESMPVGLDIIDAVEARTSGLADRLTASVWELRLDGVTPEDAERAVDAFTSAEAVEVQRKTKNGMRTFDARGAVASLEAHTAQSEAHTAQPGTHSPQADRPSDQACAILRLVVRHVTPAVRPDDVLSGLRAVADLAPPVPAAVTRLAQGLFDEETGTVTDPLAPDREAVAAAPPTAATAAAAKAPA, encoded by the coding sequence GTGCAGCGCATCCGACTGCGTTACACCAAGCGCGGCCGCCTCCGGTTCACCAGCCACCGCGACTTCCAGCGTGCTTTCGAGCGTGCGCTGCGCCGCGCCGAGGTGCCCATGGCGTACTCGGCGGGGTTCACCCCACACCCGAAGGTGTCGTACGCCAATGCCGCACCCACCGGCACGGGCAGTGAGGCCGAGTACCTGGAGATCGCGCTCACCGACGCGCGCGACCCCGAGAAGCTGCGCCTGCTCCTCGACGAGTCGATGCCTGTCGGGCTCGACATCATCGACGCCGTGGAGGCCCGTACGTCGGGTCTCGCCGACCGGCTCACCGCGTCCGTATGGGAGCTGCGCCTCGACGGCGTGACCCCCGAGGACGCGGAGCGCGCGGTCGACGCCTTCACGTCGGCCGAGGCGGTCGAGGTCCAGCGCAAGACGAAGAACGGCATGCGCACCTTCGACGCCCGCGGCGCGGTCGCGAGCCTGGAGGCGCACACAGCACAATCAGAGGCACACACGGCACAGCCCGGGACGCACAGTCCACAGGCTGATAGGCCGAGCGACCAGGCCTGTGCGATACTGCGGCTGGTTGTTCGGCACGTGACGCCTGCCGTTCGACCTGACGACGTCCTGTCCGGTCTCCGAGCTGTGGCCGACCTGGCGCCGCCGGTCCCCGCAGCGGTGACCAGGCTGGCGCAGGGGCTTTTCGATGAAGAGACCGGCACGGTGACCGACCCGCTCGCGCCCGACCGCGAGGCAGTGGCTGCCGCCCCACCCACGGCCGCGACCGCTGCCGCCGCGAAGGCGCCGGCGTAA